Within Cytophagales bacterium, the genomic segment GCTTTCACACCAGGCAAAAGCCAGCTCCTTAAAAGGAAAGTTGCTACCATTCCCAAAGCACACAACAATACGGTCATTTCAAAAGCAACAGGTATAAAATCAGGCAAAGGGATACCCGATTTACCGCCAATGATCATAGGCCAGTCAAAGCCCAGCATCCATATTTGCATCAGCAGCGCAAGAGAAGTACCGGTGGCTCCGAACAAAAACGCCACAATATCTATCCTTGATCTTCTGAGCCCCATCGCTTTATCCAATCCATGCACAGGAAATGGTGTATAAGCTTCATGGAGCTTTACGCCTTTGTTACGGCTTTCTTTTACAGCTTTGAGGAGAACTTCCTCATCATCGTAGATTCCGACTAGATAATTGTTAGCCATTGTTTACAAAGTTGATTATCATTAAAGTAATTCAACAAAATATTCTACAAGGTAAAGGCAAATTATGCGCTTTTCTGGTTTCTATGCTTAACTCAATAGCT encodes:
- a CDS encoding DUF3341 domain-containing protein — its product is MANNYLVGIYDDEEVLLKAVKESRNKGVKLHEAYTPFPVHGLDKAMGLRRSRIDIVAFLFGATGTSLALLMQIWMLGFDWPMIIGGKSGIPLPDFIPVAFEMTVLLCALGMVATFLLRSWLLPGVKAKMFDVRSVNDKFVLAVELEANDLDAKKITTILKDTGAAEVNKKEM